The window CGATAATTTCAACAGAAATCTCATCATTCCCAAAAACGGAAATGGAATTATCTTTATAAAATAAAATGCAGGCGGGCATTTTAGGCTTACCTATAAGGGGAAAATCCACCGTTATCAATTTTTGTAAAAGAGCCCTTGTTTTTTCTTCTCCCAAAACATAGCTTGATGTAGAAAGAGCATCGGCAAGGGTAGAGCTTTCACTTACAATGGAAGAAGCATTTAAGCTGTTTTGTACAGGATAACCAGTCTTTGAATCGAAGATATGATGATAAATTATCCCGTCTTTTTCTATAAATCTTTCATAGTTGCCTGATGTTACAAGTGAAGCATCTTGAAGATTCATACTTACAACAGGGTTTTGTTTTCCTATTATCGGATTCCGTAAAGCAGTCTTCCAAGTTTTTCCCGACGGATTTTTACCGGAAACCAGGATATTTCCGCCAAGGTCTATTAGAAAATCTTTTATACCATGCTCTAAAAGTATTTTTGCAATTTTATCGGCGGCATAGCCTTTTGCAATCCCGCCAAGGTCCAACCTCATACCTTCTTTTTGTAAAAAGGCCTTATTTCCCTCACTTAGGATTATGTTTTTATAGTCTAAAAGCGGCAGAACCTCTTTAATGTCCTCAGGTGAAGGAACGGACTCATTTTCAAAGCCTATATTCCAAAGTTTTACCAAGGGGCCGATAGCCGGATTAAAGGCGCCATCGGTAAGCTCTGCCATCATAAGGGAAATTTGCAAAAGCTCGTATAATTCATGGGAAACCTCTAAAGGAGAAAGCCCAGCCTCTTTGTTTAAGCGCTCAAGTTCCGACTCGTTTGCAGTAGTCAGACCTTTTAGATTATTATTTTCTGCGGAAATCTTATCGGTGTTTGCATTAAAAATTGAATCAAGTTTTATCAGCTCGGCATATACC of the Treponema denticola ATCC 35405 genome contains:
- a CDS encoding FAD:protein FMN transferase — translated: MFKKSIFLLFLAFYILLAFSCRPAIKEYSKTWLSIGTVCRVRILTSEPQKKAEEVLEKVYAELIKLDSIFNANTDKISAENNNLKGLTTANESELERLNKEAGLSPLEVSHELYELLQISLMMAELTDGAFNPAIGPLVKLWNIGFENESVPSPEDIKEVLPLLDYKNIILSEGNKAFLQKEGMRLDLGGIAKGYAADKIAKILLEHGIKDFLIDLGGNILVSGKNPSGKTWKTALRNPIIGKQNPVVSMNLQDASLVTSGNYERFIEKDGIIYHHIFDSKTGYPVQNSLNASSIVSESSTLADALSTSSYVLGEEKTRALLQKLITVDFPLIGKPKMPACILFYKDNSISVFGNDEISVEIIDQNFFIKK